From a single Glycine soja cultivar W05 chromosome 19, ASM419377v2, whole genome shotgun sequence genomic region:
- the LOC114399270 gene encoding cation/calcium exchanger 1-like: MAALFISKSKLQSTVLVLVLNLSFFFLFCLLLKVYYLQPPNNSNSQSNGPLKIFNHARLFRDVSVEGCTDLHKYSDYESKCLYVKNYLDCRSKGYINYLQIFYCSFGKFQILGQTLLALWLVVLFYLLGDTASNYFCNSLEGLSNILRLSPTIAGVTLLSLGNGAPDFFASVVSFTGSSTNGAVGLNSILGGSFFVSCAVLGIISILVGPNQVQVDKASFIRDVLFFLFSLLILLIILYIGKITLLASICYVSIYFLYVCAVSATHLIYGGDRMNERQYQYSTFSDEESLEASIPLLGYVDEEKQSLAEIVVVVDDKDQNQKQDSAIFLGNNSLFDCIYMGKILQVLELPLGLPRRLTIPVVSEEKWSKPYAVISVTLAPVLLAILFNTQSENVGSRSGLVTYIVAALIGIVLGNMACVTTERCTPPRKSLFPWLAGGFAMSVTWTYIIAEELVSLLVSIGSIIGVSPSILGLTVLAWGNSLGDLIANGAMAMNGGPDGVQMAISGCYAGPMFNTLMGLGLPLVLSAWSEHPDPYVTPKDTSLYETLLFLMGGVLWALVILPKKNMRLDKSLGAGLLSVYLCFLVIRIAMAVGIVKF; this comes from the coding sequence ATGGCAGCCTTATTCATCTCAAAGTCCAAGCTTCAATCCACAGTACTTGTTCTTGTCCTAAAcctatctttctttttcctcttctgtCTCCTTCTAAAGGTTTATTATCTCCAACCTCCTAATAACTCGAATTCTCAATCTAATGGCCCCCTCAAAATCTTCAACCATGCAAGATTGTTCAGAGATGTTAGTGTTGAAGGCTGCACTGACCTCCACAAGTACTCAGATTACGAGTCAAAGTGTTTATATGTGAAGAACTATCTTGACTGCAGGTCAAAAGGGTACATAAACTATCTCCAAATCTTCTATTGCAGCTTTGGAAAATTCCAAATTTTGGGACAAACCCTACTTGCCTTGTGGCTTGTGGTGTTGTTCTATCTTTTGGGGGACACAGCTTCCAACTACTTCTGCAACTCCTTGGAAGGCTTGTCCAACATCTTGAGGCTCTCCCCCACCATTGCAGGGGTGACCCTTCTCTCATTGGGAAATGGTGCTCCTGATTTCTTCGCCAGTGTTGTGTCCTTCACTGGATCATCCACCAATGGTGCTGTTGGACTCAACAGCATCCTTGGAGGGTCTTTCTTTGTGTCCTGTGCTGTCTTGGGGATCATAAGCATTCTTGTTGGCCCAAATCAGGTTCAAGTTGATAAGGCCAGTTTCATTAGGGATgtgcttttcttccttttctcacTTCTTATCCTTCTCATCATCCTTTACATTGGTAAAATCACTTTGTTGGCTTCAATATGCTATGTTTCCATCTACTTCCTCTATGTCTGTGCTGTCTCAGCCACACATCTCATCTATGGAGGGGACAGAATGAATGAAAGGCAATACCAATACTCAACATTCTCTGATGAGGAATCACTAGAGGCTAGCATACCTTTGTTAGGCTATGTTGATGAAGAGAAACAAAGTTTGGCAGAGATAGTGGTGGTGGTTGATGACAAGGACCAAAACCAAAAGCAAGATAGTGCTATTTTTTTGGGTAACAATTCATTGTTTGATTGTATTTACATGGGAAAAATCCTGCAAGTGCTAGAACTACCTCTTGGCTTACCAAGAAGGCTAACAATCCCAGTGGTGAGTGAGGAGAAATGGTCAAAGCCATATGCAGTAATTTCAGTCACATTGGCACCGGTTTTGTTGGCAATTCTTTTCAACACACAAAGTGAAAACGTGGGTTCAAGGAGTGGTCTTGTTACATACATAGTAGCTGCATTGATTGGGATAGTTTTGGGCAACATGGCATGCGTGACAACTGAGAGGTGCACCCCACCAAGAAAGTCCTTGTTCCCTTGGCTTGCTGGTGGCTTTGCCATGAGTGTAACATGGACTTACATAATTGCTGAGGAGCTTGTTTCTCTCTTGGTCTCAATTGGGAGCATCATTGGGGTTAGCCCTTCAATTCTAGGACTAACTGTCCTAGCTTGGGGCAACTCGCTTGGTGACTTGATTGCCAATGGTGCCATGGCCATGAATGGTGGGCCTGATGGGGTCCAAATGGCCATTTCTGGCTGCTATGCTGGCCCAATGTTTAACACCTTGATGGGATTGGGCTTACCCCTTGTTCTCTCAGCTTGGTCTGAGCATCCAGACCCTTATGTCACTCCTAAGGACACTTCACTCTATGAGACCCTTTTGTTCTTGATGGGAGGGGTGCTTTGGGCACTTGTGATTTTGCCTAAGAAGAATATGAGGCTTGATAAATCCTTGGGGGCAGGCCTATTGAGTGTGTACCTTTGCTTTTTGGTCATAAGGATAGCCATGGCTGTTGGAATTGTGAAATTTTAG
- the LOC114398027 gene encoding cation/calcium exchanger 2-like: protein MPSTMVSLSKRMGFTLFLNTSFLVIVFCVSLIVPFHSSSEHVVLRSNRVGLRGEEQDCKSFHSLEDSKAKCLYLKSNDPCVSQGYVDYLYLFYCKFGGFPLLGHSLLFLWLLVLFYLLANTASEYFCPSLDNLSKLLRLSPTIAGVTLLSLGNGACDVFATLVSFKGSGTRDIGFNTVLGGASFVSCVVVGIVSIAIRHRGIRVKKWDLVRDVCFLLLVLLCLLTILIAGEINVPGAIGFCLMYAVYVVVVYVLSTRGNKGVCGDADGEIGCDLSVPMLSGMEKGLVNGAQECNMKIERKRCCLQSSMCSMLLFVLEMPLYLPRRLTIPGVCEERWSKVYAVCSAMLAPLLLSFLWIPNHLNGFNSIIVYGIGLLIGIILGVIAFFTTNVSNPPRKYLLPWLAGGFVMSVTWSYISAQELVGLLVSLGYICGVSPSILGLTVLAWGNSLGDLVTNLTMALNGGSEGAQIAISGCYAGPIFNIVVGLGLSLVSSSWSEYPLSVVITRDPYLWETLALLGVGLVWALVVLIRRDMKLDALLGGGLLVIYFISLFLRLIQTLGSLQFQHMLLGLFFSR from the coding sequence ATGCCCTCCACCATGGTTTCTCTCTCCAAACGCATGGGGTTCACCTTGTTCTTGAACACCTCCTTCCTCGTGATTGTGTTTTGTGTTTCTCTTATTGTTCCCTTCCACTCTTCATCAGAACACGTTGTTCTGAGGAGCAACAGGGTTGGTTTGAGGGGTGAAGAACAAGATTGCAAGAGTTTCCACAGTTTGGAGGACTCCAAAGCCAAGTGCTTGTACTTGAAATCCAATGATCCATGTGTCTCTCAGGGCTATGTTGACTACCTTTACCTTTTCTATTGCAAATTTGGGGGTTTCCCTCTGTTGGGTCACtctcttttgtttctttggCTTTTGGTTCTGTTCTATTTGTTGGCCAACACTGCCTCTGAGTACTTTTGTCCTTCTCTTGACAACTTGTCCAAATTGCTGAGGCTCTCTCCCACAATTGCTGGGGTGACCCTTCTCTCTCTTGGAAATGGTGCTTGTGATGTTTTTGCCACCCTTGTCTCTTTCAAGGGTAGTGGGACCCGTGACATTGGCTTCAACACTGTGCTTGGGGGTGCTTCCTTTGTGTCCTGTGTGGTGGTTGGAATAGTGAGCATTGCAATAAGGCATAGGGGGATCCGGGTTAAGAAGTGGGACTTGGTGAGAGATGTTTGTTTCCTCCTCTTGGTTCTTCTGTGCTTGTTAACCATTTTGATTGCTGGTGAGATTAATGTTCCTGGGGCAATTGGGTTTTGCTTGATGTATGCGGTGTATGTGGTTGTTGTTTATGTCTTGTCTACCCGAGGGAACAAGGGTGTGTGTGGAGATGCTGATGGTGAAATTGGTTGTGATTTATCTGTTCCTATGCTCAGTGGGATGGAGAAAGGACTTGTAAATGGAGCTCAGGAATGTAACATGAAAATTGAGAGGAAACGTTGTTGTTTACAATCTTCAATGTGTAGTATGTTACTCTTTGTCttggagatgccactttacTTGCCTAGGAGATTGACAATTCCTGGTGTTTGTGAAGAGAGATGGTCCAAAGTTTATGCAGTTTGTTCAGCTATGCTAGCACCACTTCTCTTGTCTTTCTTGTGGATACCTAATCATCTAAACGGCTTCAACAGCATTATTGTTTATGGAATTGGATTGTTGATTGGGATTATATTAGGGGTTATTGCATTTTTCACAACCAATGTGTCAAACCCTCCAAGGAAGTACTTGCTTCCTTGGCTTGCAGGAGGGTTTGTGATGAGTGTGACTTGGAGCTACATTTCAGCTCAGGAATTGGTGGGATTGTTGGTTTCACTTGGTTACATATGTGGAGTTAGTCCTTCAATACTCGGGCTAACAGTTCTTGCTTGGGGGAATTCACTTGGGGATTTGGTGACAAATTTGACAATGGCTTTGAATGGTGGATCAGAAGGTGCTCAAATAGCAATATCAGGTTGTTATGCTGGCCCTATTTTCAACATAGTAGTTGGATTGGGCTTATCTCTTGTGAGCTCTTCTTGGTCTGAGTACCCTTTATCTGTTGTGATCACTAGAGACCCATATCTGTGGGAAACATTGGCACTTTTGGGGGTTGGATTGGTTTGGGCACTTGTCGTGCTGATTAGAAGAGACATGAAGCTTGATGCACTATTGGGAGGAGGGCTTTTGGTTATTTACTTCATTTCTCTATTCCTGAGGCTGATTCAGACACTTGGTTCTCTCCAATTTCAGCATATGTTGTTAGGCTTATTCTTCAGCAGATGA